From one Plantibacter flavus genomic stretch:
- a CDS encoding metallophosphoesterase, which translates to MAAPMSTGGRLGTAAAVVAGLGALTFGYASVIERNAFTLRRVTAPVLPPDAEPITVLHLSDLHMAPWQRRKQAWLRSLADLRPDVVINTGDNLGHEQGIDGIRAALSVFAGVPGAFVHGSNDYYGPTAKNPFKYFTQTSSKHVSPTTLDTGALERFFMDELGWIDLNNAVGEISVRGTRLDLFGVDDPHKHFDRLDTLTALIDERLDAETLETDDPSLAHTVTVGVMHAPYRRVLDAFVTQGAQFIFAGHTHGGQVCVPGYGALVTNCDIPRKQVKGLSVWRHALRSAYLNVSAGIGTSIYAPVRFACRPEASLVTLLPRRTVV; encoded by the coding sequence ATGGCGGCACCCATGAGCACCGGCGGCAGACTCGGAACGGCAGCGGCCGTCGTGGCAGGCCTCGGGGCCCTCACCTTCGGGTACGCGTCCGTGATCGAGCGCAACGCCTTCACGCTGCGCAGGGTGACCGCTCCGGTCCTCCCGCCCGACGCCGAGCCGATCACCGTGCTGCACCTCTCCGACCTCCACATGGCGCCCTGGCAGCGCCGGAAGCAGGCCTGGCTGCGGTCGCTGGCCGATCTCCGGCCGGACGTCGTGATCAACACCGGAGACAACCTGGGGCATGAGCAGGGCATCGACGGGATCAGGGCTGCGCTGTCGGTGTTCGCGGGGGTTCCTGGGGCGTTCGTGCACGGCTCGAACGACTACTACGGCCCGACCGCGAAGAACCCGTTCAAGTACTTCACGCAGACCTCGTCGAAGCACGTCTCACCGACCACCCTCGACACGGGCGCGCTCGAGCGGTTCTTCATGGACGAACTCGGCTGGATCGACCTCAACAACGCGGTCGGTGAGATCTCGGTCCGCGGGACCCGTCTCGACCTGTTCGGCGTCGACGACCCGCACAAGCACTTCGACCGTCTGGACACGTTGACGGCCCTCATCGACGAGCGGCTGGATGCCGAGACGTTGGAGACCGATGACCCGTCCCTGGCGCACACCGTGACGGTGGGCGTGATGCACGCTCCGTATCGTCGGGTGCTCGACGCCTTCGTGACCCAGGGTGCGCAGTTCATCTTCGCGGGTCACACCCACGGTGGTCAGGTCTGTGTGCCGGGCTACGGGGCACTCGTGACGAACTGCGACATCCCTCGCAAGCAGGTGAAGGGGCTCAGCGTCTGGCGCCACGCCCTCCGCTCGGCGTACCTGAACGTGTCCGCTGGCATCGGGACCTCCATCTACGCGCCCGTGCGGTTCGCCTGCCGGCCGGAAGCGTCGCTCGTGACGCTCCTTCCTCGTCGCACGGTGGTCTGA
- a CDS encoding thymidine kinase has translation MAKLYFRYGAMNSGKSTALLQAAFNYEERGHRVLLTKPSLDTKGDAAIVSRLGVTRDADFLLGPDDDAVWVFAEHRRRVVQETGEDVSCLLVDEAQFLHGEQVDDLLRIALLEGIPVLAYGIRTDFQTVAFPGSRRLLEVAHSLEELKTICRCGRKAIFNGRRFGDTFVFDGDQVAIDGTTVTYESLCGVCYLQESGGRLSSTPTAPPISEGSHA, from the coding sequence GTGGCGAAACTGTATTTCCGATACGGGGCGATGAACTCCGGCAAGAGCACCGCCTTGCTCCAGGCGGCGTTCAACTACGAGGAGCGCGGCCACCGCGTCCTCCTCACCAAGCCGTCCCTCGACACGAAGGGCGACGCCGCCATCGTCAGTCGCCTCGGCGTGACCCGCGACGCCGACTTCCTGCTCGGTCCTGACGACGACGCCGTCTGGGTGTTCGCGGAGCACCGTCGCCGCGTCGTGCAGGAGACCGGCGAGGACGTCAGCTGCCTGCTCGTCGACGAAGCCCAGTTCCTCCACGGGGAACAGGTCGACGACCTGCTGCGCATCGCGCTGCTCGAGGGCATCCCGGTCCTCGCCTACGGCATCCGGACCGACTTCCAGACCGTCGCGTTCCCCGGGAGCCGCCGCCTCCTCGAGGTGGCCCACAGCCTCGAAGAGCTCAAGACGATCTGCCGCTGTGGTCGAAAGGCGATCTTCAACGGCCGCCGGTTCGGCGACACGTTCGTCTTCGACGGCGACCAGGTCGCCATCGACGGCACCACCGTCACCTACGAATCGCTCTGCGGCGTCTGCTACCTGCAGGAGTCCGGCGGTCGCCTGTCCAGCACACCCACCGCACCTCCCATCAGCGAAGGATCACACGCATGA
- a CDS encoding DUF4012 domain-containing protein, which translates to MADPRPATAGIRLPGRRRSRLWWIVLAVLLIVLALGAWLGVRASLAKNALEAAQSEAKALQSAVLKGDASGTEVTQRALTKHTGEAVSLTSDPIWRAAEAVPFLGVNFSAVRQAAAATDDVAVDVVPKVVEIADQVNLSSLLPGDGSIATEPLRAVAPTVAEASAAAEAIAGRVDTIGTDGALPVVADAVEKLTRTITGASTMLDTAARATALLPDMAGGAGPRNIMVMIQNNAELRSSGGIAGAVALIHAENGVISFVGTRGSDDFSGFPAPVLPLTPFEQNVYTDNLGRYIQDTNLTVDFSRTGELAAAMGTQVFGVPIDTVVAVDPYVLAHLLEATGPVALPDGTELTADNAAKTLLSDVYARFPDRLVQDAFFAAVSGAVFEGMISRSPDPGALVQALSESGAENRLHVWSAVPTEQALIAETSLAGIPPATDDAAVYTGVYLEDLTRAKMDYYLETKVDIRDARCTKQGAEYVVAVTLTSTAPADAATSLPDYVTAGGRFGTPAGDIATRVVIHGPLGATLLGASDGEDLPVKAVTDPNGRLYAQTDVTLTPGATTELVFTVLAPKASDVPPNLVTTPGITGKTTISAFPRCGS; encoded by the coding sequence TTGGCTGACCCACGCCCGGCGACGGCCGGCATCCGCCTGCCCGGCCGCCGGCGTTCGCGTCTGTGGTGGATCGTACTCGCCGTCCTCCTCATCGTCCTCGCGCTCGGAGCCTGGCTCGGCGTCCGGGCGTCCTTGGCGAAGAACGCGCTCGAAGCCGCCCAGTCGGAGGCGAAGGCGCTCCAGTCGGCCGTGCTCAAGGGTGACGCGAGCGGCACCGAGGTCACGCAGCGTGCCCTCACCAAGCACACCGGCGAGGCGGTGTCGCTGACGAGTGATCCCATCTGGCGGGCGGCCGAGGCGGTCCCGTTCCTCGGCGTGAACTTCTCCGCGGTGCGACAGGCCGCCGCTGCGACCGACGACGTCGCGGTCGACGTCGTGCCGAAGGTCGTCGAGATCGCCGATCAGGTGAACCTGTCGTCCCTGCTCCCCGGGGACGGGTCGATCGCGACGGAGCCGCTCCGCGCCGTCGCGCCGACCGTGGCCGAGGCGTCTGCAGCGGCTGAGGCCATCGCCGGGCGCGTGGACACGATCGGCACGGACGGTGCGCTGCCGGTGGTCGCGGACGCCGTCGAGAAGCTCACCCGCACGATCACCGGTGCATCCACGATGCTCGACACCGCGGCGCGGGCCACGGCGCTCCTGCCGGACATGGCGGGAGGGGCCGGGCCTCGGAACATCATGGTGATGATCCAGAACAACGCGGAGCTGCGCTCGAGTGGCGGCATCGCCGGGGCGGTGGCCCTCATCCACGCGGAGAACGGCGTCATCTCCTTTGTCGGCACCCGGGGGAGCGACGACTTCTCCGGATTCCCCGCCCCGGTACTCCCGCTCACCCCGTTCGAGCAGAACGTCTACACCGACAACCTCGGCCGGTACATTCAGGACACCAACCTCACAGTCGACTTCAGTCGCACCGGCGAGCTCGCCGCAGCCATGGGGACCCAGGTGTTCGGCGTTCCGATCGACACCGTGGTCGCCGTCGACCCCTACGTCCTCGCACACCTGCTTGAGGCGACCGGGCCCGTCGCCCTCCCGGACGGCACCGAGCTCACCGCCGACAACGCGGCGAAGACGCTGCTGAGCGACGTCTACGCGCGGTTCCCGGACCGGCTCGTGCAGGACGCGTTCTTCGCCGCCGTCTCGGGTGCGGTGTTCGAGGGCATGATCTCCCGCTCGCCCGACCCCGGCGCCCTCGTCCAGGCCCTGTCCGAGTCCGGTGCGGAGAACCGTCTCCACGTGTGGAGTGCGGTCCCCACCGAACAGGCGTTGATCGCCGAGACGAGCCTCGCCGGGATCCCACCGGCGACCGACGACGCAGCCGTGTACACCGGGGTCTACCTCGAAGACCTGACCCGCGCGAAGATGGACTACTACCTGGAGACGAAGGTCGACATCCGCGACGCCCGGTGCACGAAACAGGGCGCCGAATACGTCGTCGCCGTCACCCTGACGTCCACCGCACCGGCGGACGCCGCAACCTCCCTGCCGGACTACGTGACCGCCGGCGGGCGCTTCGGCACCCCCGCGGGAGACATCGCGACGCGCGTCGTGATCCACGGCCCGCTCGGCGCGACCCTGCTCGGTGCGAGCGACGGCGAGGACCTGCCGGTGAAGGCCGTGACCGACCCGAACGGTCGTCTCTACGCCCAGACCGACGTGACCCTCACTCCGGGGGCGACAACGGAACTCGTCTTCACCGTGCTCGCTCCGAAGGCCTCCGACGTACCCCCAAACCTGGTCACAACCCCCGGAATCACGGGCAAAACGACCATTTCAGCCTTCCCTCGGTGCGGCTCCTGA
- a CDS encoding VanZ family protein encodes MTRTPRIVIGILLLLCLCVMLGIAFWPTPVDADGRTTLLAILDRLQAAGAPTWFDYRFVESAANVVLFIPLGALLALELPLRLWWVAPLTTTLFSVAIELGQTLLPERVATIADVYANAAGGLLGATIVLVVRLLVTGHGRPRPT; translated from the coding sequence ATGACCCGCACGCCGCGCATCGTGATCGGGATCCTGCTGCTGCTCTGCCTGTGCGTCATGCTCGGCATCGCGTTCTGGCCGACGCCCGTCGACGCCGACGGCCGGACGACGCTGCTGGCGATCCTCGATCGCTTGCAGGCCGCGGGCGCCCCGACCTGGTTCGACTACCGCTTCGTCGAATCGGCCGCGAACGTCGTGCTGTTCATCCCGCTCGGAGCACTGCTCGCCCTCGAGCTGCCGTTACGCCTCTGGTGGGTCGCACCACTGACGACGACCCTGTTCTCGGTCGCGATCGAACTCGGACAGACCCTGCTCCCCGAGCGGGTCGCGACGATCGCCGACGTCTACGCCAATGCGGCCGGAGGGCTGCTCGGCGCGACGATCGTGCTCGTCGTCCGGCTACTCGTCACCGGTCACGGACGACCGAGACCGACGTAA
- a CDS encoding transglycosylase domain-containing protein → MPEPRTPAKTVAQSVLGFVGLSVAAGVLATAAVTPAIAMTGLATSTGISVFDGLPDYLQLDSLAQKSSIYAKDSAGNPVLLASFYDQNRIEDSWDQISQFAKDAAVSAEDPRFFEHGGIDLAGTVRAVVNNAAGGSTQGGSSITQQYVKNVLVQKAEAIPDKKESDAAYEEATATTPERKLKEMRLAIGLEKTYGKEDILRGYLNISGFGGRVYGIEAASNYYFNTTAANLTLEQAATLLAIVNNPENLRIDKPDSADNGAANGYALTKTRRDYVLDQMLKEQKISKEQHDTAVAIPITPTIVPPVTGCSAAGSSAYFCDYVTNVLQNNEIFGATQDERWTNFKRGGYSVFTTLDLDLQSASQAAIDEYVPKTTTELDLGAVSVSVQPGSGRILAMAQNKDYSQDPDVLATGSNYSAINYNTDQAYGGSAGFQPGSTYKIFTLTDWLKSGKGVNESINANRRSDWGTFTNSCVPGGTEQAEAGWSPRNDEGESGSYTVRRATQQSINTAFIAMAQELDLCDISKTAESMGVHRADGAPLNNSPATVLGTNEVAPLSMATAFATLAAGGKTCDPIAIDSITKPDGSTAEVPSANCRQSVDAKVAAAADDVLQGVVSSGTASASGARTDGVGELIGKTGTTDNAEATWMSGASTTVATVVGTFNVSGHVNLRDTYIDGTQVASMRHYIWPEVMSAALAKYPGGDFPEADRATLQGDGSGSSGEDSTPAPTPTTDPTQAPSEAPTPAPGDGGDTDGTGENGGPAAPGNGNGNGGGAGNGNGNGSPG, encoded by the coding sequence ATGCCTGAACCACGTACCCCCGCGAAGACGGTCGCGCAGAGCGTCCTCGGCTTCGTCGGCTTGAGCGTCGCCGCCGGTGTGCTCGCCACCGCCGCGGTCACCCCTGCCATCGCGATGACCGGTCTCGCCACCTCCACGGGCATCTCCGTCTTCGACGGCCTCCCCGACTACCTCCAGCTCGACTCACTCGCCCAGAAGTCGAGCATCTACGCCAAGGACTCCGCCGGCAACCCGGTGCTCCTCGCCTCCTTCTACGACCAGAACCGGATCGAGGACAGCTGGGACCAGATCTCCCAGTTCGCGAAGGACGCCGCGGTCTCGGCCGAGGACCCCCGCTTCTTCGAGCACGGTGGCATCGACCTCGCGGGCACCGTCCGCGCGGTCGTCAACAACGCCGCCGGTGGATCGACGCAGGGTGGTTCGTCGATCACGCAGCAGTACGTGAAGAACGTCCTGGTGCAGAAGGCCGAGGCGATCCCCGACAAGAAGGAGAGCGACGCGGCCTACGAGGAGGCGACCGCGACGACCCCGGAGCGCAAGCTCAAGGAGATGCGACTCGCGATCGGTCTCGAGAAGACGTACGGCAAGGAGGACATCCTCCGCGGGTACCTCAACATCTCCGGTTTCGGCGGACGCGTCTACGGCATCGAGGCGGCGTCCAACTACTACTTCAACACCACGGCGGCGAACCTCACGCTGGAGCAGGCGGCGACCCTGCTCGCGATCGTCAACAACCCCGAGAACCTCAGGATCGACAAGCCCGACAGCGCCGACAACGGCGCGGCCAACGGCTACGCCCTGACGAAGACGCGACGGGACTACGTCCTCGACCAGATGCTCAAAGAGCAGAAGATCTCCAAGGAGCAGCACGACACCGCCGTGGCGATCCCGATCACCCCGACGATCGTGCCGCCCGTCACCGGCTGTTCCGCGGCCGGGTCGTCCGCCTACTTCTGTGATTACGTGACGAACGTGCTGCAGAACAACGAGATCTTCGGCGCCACACAGGACGAACGGTGGACGAACTTCAAGCGCGGCGGATACAGCGTCTTCACGACCCTCGACCTCGACCTCCAGAGCGCCTCGCAGGCGGCGATCGACGAATACGTCCCGAAGACCACCACGGAACTCGACCTCGGTGCCGTCTCCGTGAGCGTGCAGCCCGGGAGCGGGCGGATCCTCGCCATGGCCCAGAACAAGGACTACTCGCAGGATCCCGATGTCCTCGCGACGGGCTCCAACTACAGCGCCATCAACTACAACACCGACCAGGCCTACGGCGGCTCGGCCGGCTTCCAGCCCGGGTCGACGTACAAGATCTTCACCCTGACGGACTGGCTGAAGTCGGGCAAGGGCGTCAACGAGTCGATCAACGCGAACCGCAGATCCGACTGGGGGACCTTCACCAACAGTTGCGTCCCGGGTGGGACGGAGCAGGCGGAGGCCGGATGGAGTCCGCGGAACGACGAGGGCGAATCAGGGTCCTACACCGTGAGACGTGCCACGCAGCAGTCGATCAACACCGCGTTCATCGCGATGGCGCAGGAGCTCGACCTCTGCGACATCAGCAAGACCGCCGAGTCGATGGGCGTGCACCGTGCCGACGGCGCGCCACTTAACAACTCCCCCGCGACCGTGCTCGGCACGAATGAGGTCGCCCCGCTGAGCATGGCGACCGCGTTCGCGACGCTCGCGGCCGGCGGCAAGACCTGCGACCCGATCGCGATCGACTCGATCACGAAGCCCGACGGGTCGACTGCCGAGGTCCCCTCCGCGAACTGCCGCCAGTCGGTCGATGCGAAGGTGGCGGCCGCGGCCGACGACGTCCTCCAGGGCGTCGTGTCGAGCGGTACCGCGTCCGCCTCGGGCGCCCGCACCGACGGCGTCGGTGAGCTGATCGGCAAGACGGGGACCACGGACAACGCCGAGGCGACCTGGATGAGTGGCGCGAGCACGACCGTCGCGACGGTCGTCGGCACCTTCAACGTCAGCGGACACGTCAACCTCCGCGACACCTACATCGACGGCACCCAGGTCGCGTCCATGCGGCACTACATCTGGCCGGAGGTCATGTCGGCCGCGCTCGCCAAGTACCCGGGCGGCGACTTCCCTGAGGCCGACCGAGCCACGCTGCAGGGCGACGGTTCCGGCAGCAGCGGCGAGGACTCCACACCTGCTCCGACACCCACGACCGACCCGACGCAGGCACCGAGCGAGGCGCCGACACCGGCGCCTGGCGACGGTGGGGACACCGACGGGACCGGCGAGAACGGTGGTCCGGCAGCCCCGGGGAACGGCAATGGGAACGGCGGCGGTGCCGGGAACGGAAACGGGAACGGCTCACCCGGATGA
- a CDS encoding UDP-glucose dehydrogenase family protein, with translation MKLSVIGCGYLGAVHAAAMASIGHEVVGIDVDPAKIEALAAGRSPIFEPGLPELLLAGVESGRLRFSTDMADAAGATMHFVAVGTPQKAGSNAADLRYVDAAVTALLPHLSAGDVVVGKSTVPVGTAARLAELVAPTGAVLAWNPEFLREGFAVQDTIAPDRLVYGLPPAPEDAAVARAAFDEVYAQALSTGTPLVATGYSTAELVKVAANAFLATKISFINAMAEIAEVTDADVTELADAIGYDARIGRRFLNAGVGFGGGCLPKDIRAFTARAEELGRGESVAFLKEVDAINLRRRQRVIDLVVEELGGSAYQKRVAVLGLAFKPDSDDVRDSPALDVAVGLNGLGAKVLAFDPEAVPNARRLHPQLTFADSAEEAVTDADIVVVVTEWKAFRALDPSAVAELTAGKTIVDGRNCLDVDAWRGAGWRYVGLGRP, from the coding sequence ATGAAGCTCTCCGTCATCGGCTGCGGCTACCTGGGGGCCGTGCACGCGGCCGCCATGGCATCGATCGGCCACGAGGTCGTCGGCATCGACGTGGACCCGGCCAAGATCGAGGCGCTCGCCGCCGGACGCTCGCCGATCTTCGAGCCCGGCCTTCCGGAGCTGCTGCTGGCCGGCGTCGAGTCGGGCCGCCTGCGGTTCAGTACGGACATGGCCGACGCGGCCGGGGCCACCATGCACTTCGTCGCGGTCGGCACACCGCAGAAGGCCGGCTCCAACGCGGCCGACCTGCGGTACGTGGACGCCGCGGTGACCGCCCTCCTGCCGCACTTGTCGGCAGGAGACGTCGTCGTCGGCAAGTCGACCGTCCCCGTCGGCACCGCTGCGCGCCTGGCCGAACTCGTCGCCCCGACCGGCGCCGTGCTCGCCTGGAACCCCGAGTTCCTGCGGGAGGGCTTCGCCGTGCAGGACACGATCGCGCCCGACCGACTCGTGTACGGGCTGCCGCCGGCTCCCGAGGACGCCGCCGTCGCTCGAGCCGCTTTCGACGAGGTCTACGCGCAGGCACTCTCCACCGGCACGCCGCTCGTCGCGACCGGGTACTCGACCGCGGAGCTCGTGAAGGTCGCCGCGAACGCGTTCCTCGCCACGAAGATCTCCTTCATCAACGCGATGGCGGAGATCGCCGAGGTCACCGACGCCGACGTCACGGAGCTCGCCGATGCGATCGGTTACGACGCCCGGATCGGTCGCCGCTTCCTCAACGCCGGTGTCGGGTTCGGCGGCGGCTGCCTGCCGAAGGACATCCGCGCCTTCACCGCTCGCGCCGAGGAGCTCGGTCGTGGGGAGTCGGTTGCCTTCCTCAAGGAGGTCGACGCGATCAACCTGCGTCGTCGTCAGCGCGTCATCGACCTCGTCGTCGAGGAGCTCGGCGGGAGCGCCTACCAGAAGCGGGTCGCGGTGCTCGGGCTCGCGTTCAAGCCCGACAGCGACGACGTCCGAGACTCGCCGGCCCTCGATGTCGCCGTCGGCCTCAACGGACTGGGTGCGAAGGTGCTCGCCTTCGATCCGGAAGCGGTCCCGAACGCGCGGCGACTCCACCCGCAGCTGACGTTCGCTGACTCGGCGGAAGAGGCCGTGACGGACGCGGACATCGTCGTGGTCGTGACCGAGTGGAAGGCGTTCCGAGCCCTGGACCCCTCGGCCGTCGCCGAGCTGACCGCGGGCAAGACGATCGTGGACGGACGCAACTGCCTCGACGTGGACGCCTGGCGGGGCGCCGGGTGGCGTTACGTCGGTCTCGGTCGTCCGTGA
- a CDS encoding transglycosylase domain-containing protein, with product MPQQHRTATGVLGGFLGFLGLSVAAGVLVTATVTPALAVTGMATNSTINVFDGLPDYLALDELAQKSNIYATDSAGNPQLLASFYQQNRIEVGWDQINQFVKDAAVSAEDPRFYEHGGVDLTGTIRAVAISATGRDLQGGSSITQQYVKNVLVQKAEAITDEAKMKAAYEEATKATPERKLKEMRMAIGLEKRYGKQDILRGYLNIAGFGGRTYGIEAAANYYFATSAANLNLEQAAALMAIVNNPETLRLDRPDSETNGAANGYALTLERRNYVLDQMIKEGKITQEQYDVAIATAITPTINPASTGCQTAVNVSPGAGYFCDYVTRVFQNNPIFGATEDERWAAFNRGGYSVFTTLDLDVQYAAQTAIDELIPRVSDQLDIGAVSVTVQPGTGRILAMAQNKDYSNDPDVLATGANYSAVNYNTDVDYGGSTGFQPGSTYKTFTLAEWLKEGHGLNEGVDGRKRSPWGTFKDSCADGGTVYAGSDWNPGNDEGGNGGQYTALQSTKQSINTGFIAMAKQLDLCGIRKTAESMGVHRADGGPLLQSPATVLGTNEVAPLSMATAFATFASGGITCDPIAIDRVVKPDGTEVPVPPANCRQGLEANVAATANVALQATFNGGTTSSSRIGDGVPLIGKTGTTDNNEATWMSGASTKAATVVGVFNATGHVNLRRTYFDAGQAATIRHKIWPRVMATANAKFGGDAFGDPDPSLINGQSVMVPDVAGKTIEEAQKLLEDAGFGFANGGAGDSALPAGQAASTNPSGTVPKGSIVTVYTSNGLLATVPDVSGAASYDEAKAALQGAGFANVGQKCAVDPAATTPKVTGVDPPAGTAARKDGKVTVTISKTSC from the coding sequence ATGCCTCAACAACATCGCACGGCCACCGGTGTGCTCGGCGGCTTCCTCGGCTTTCTCGGCCTGAGCGTCGCAGCGGGTGTCCTCGTCACCGCCACGGTCACCCCGGCCCTCGCCGTCACGGGGATGGCGACCAACAGCACGATCAACGTGTTCGATGGTCTGCCCGACTACCTGGCCCTCGACGAGCTGGCGCAGAAGTCCAACATCTACGCGACCGACAGCGCCGGTAACCCGCAGCTGCTCGCGTCCTTCTACCAGCAGAACCGCATCGAGGTCGGCTGGGACCAGATCAACCAGTTCGTCAAGGACGCGGCGGTCTCGGCCGAGGACCCGCGCTTCTACGAGCACGGCGGTGTCGACCTCACGGGTACGATCCGAGCCGTCGCGATCAGCGCGACCGGCCGCGACCTCCAGGGTGGTTCGTCGATCACGCAGCAGTACGTGAAGAACGTGCTCGTGCAGAAGGCCGAGGCCATCACCGACGAGGCCAAGATGAAAGCCGCGTACGAAGAGGCGACGAAGGCGACCCCGGAGCGCAAGCTCAAGGAGATGCGCATGGCCATCGGCCTCGAGAAGCGCTACGGCAAGCAGGACATCCTTCGTGGTTACCTCAACATCGCCGGCTTCGGTGGCCGCACCTACGGCATCGAAGCCGCAGCCAACTACTACTTCGCGACCTCCGCGGCCAACCTCAATCTTGAGCAGGCGGCCGCGCTGATGGCGATCGTCAACAACCCGGAGACCCTGCGTCTCGACCGCCCGGACAGTGAGACCAACGGTGCGGCGAACGGATACGCGCTCACCCTCGAACGGCGGAACTACGTCCTCGATCAGATGATCAAGGAGGGCAAGATCACGCAGGAGCAGTACGACGTCGCGATCGCGACGGCCATCACGCCCACGATCAACCCGGCGAGCACGGGTTGCCAGACGGCCGTCAACGTCAGCCCCGGCGCAGGGTACTTCTGCGACTACGTGACGCGCGTGTTCCAGAACAACCCGATCTTCGGGGCCACCGAGGACGAGCGCTGGGCCGCGTTCAACCGCGGTGGGTACAGCGTGTTCACGACGCTCGACCTCGACGTCCAGTACGCCGCCCAGACGGCGATCGACGAGCTCATCCCGCGGGTGAGCGACCAGCTCGACATCGGTGCCGTCTCCGTCACGGTCCAGCCCGGGACGGGGCGCATCCTCGCGATGGCGCAGAACAAGGACTACTCGAACGACCCGGACGTCCTGGCCACCGGCGCCAACTACTCCGCGGTCAACTACAACACCGACGTCGATTACGGCGGGTCCACCGGCTTCCAGCCGGGATCGACGTACAAGACGTTCACGCTCGCCGAATGGCTCAAGGAGGGCCACGGTCTGAACGAGGGCGTCGACGGTCGCAAGCGCTCGCCCTGGGGCACCTTCAAGGACTCCTGCGCCGACGGCGGGACCGTGTACGCCGGTTCCGACTGGAACCCCGGCAACGACGAGGGCGGCAACGGTGGCCAGTACACCGCGCTCCAGTCGACGAAGCAGTCCATCAACACCGGCTTCATCGCGATGGCGAAGCAGCTCGACCTCTGCGGCATCCGCAAGACGGCCGAGTCGATGGGCGTGCACCGCGCCGACGGCGGGCCGCTCCTGCAGTCCCCTGCCACCGTGCTCGGCACGAACGAGGTCGCCCCGCTCAGCATGGCGACGGCCTTCGCGACCTTCGCATCGGGCGGCATCACCTGCGACCCGATCGCAATCGACCGCGTGGTGAAGCCCGACGGCACCGAGGTCCCGGTTCCTCCGGCGAACTGTCGCCAGGGTCTCGAGGCGAACGTCGCCGCCACGGCGAACGTCGCCCTCCAGGCGACGTTCAACGGCGGTACGACGAGTTCGTCCCGCATCGGTGACGGCGTGCCCCTCATCGGTAAGACGGGTACCACCGACAACAACGAGGCGACGTGGATGAGTGGCGCGAGCACGAAGGCGGCGACCGTCGTCGGCGTCTTCAACGCGACGGGCCACGTCAACCTCCGCCGTACCTACTTCGACGCCGGGCAGGCCGCGACGATCCGTCACAAGATCTGGCCGCGGGTCATGGCGACCGCCAATGCGAAGTTCGGCGGCGACGCGTTCGGCGACCCCGATCCGTCGCTCATCAACGGTCAGTCGGTCATGGTGCCCGACGTCGCCGGGAAGACCATCGAGGAGGCCCAGAAGCTCCTCGAGGACGCCGGCTTCGGCTTCGCGAACGGCGGCGCCGGCGACTCTGCGCTGCCCGCGGGTCAGGCCGCCAGCACGAACCCCTCGGGTACGGTGCCGAAGGGCTCCATCGTGACCGTCTACACCAGCAACGGCCTCCTGGCGACCGTCCCCGACGTGAGCGGCGCGGCGAGCTACGACGAGGCGAAGGCGGCCCTGCAGGGTGCCGGGTTCGCGAACGTCGGCCAGAAGTGTGCGGTCGATCCCGCAGCGACGACACCGAAGGTGACCGGAGTCGATCCACCGGCCGGGACCGCGGCGCGCAAGGACGGCAAGGTGACGGTGACAATCTCGAAGACCAGCTGTTAG